Proteins encoded in a region of the Populus nigra chromosome 3, ddPopNigr1.1, whole genome shotgun sequence genome:
- the LOC133689590 gene encoding adenine nucleotide transporter BT1, chloroplastic/mitochondrial-like, whose amino-acid sequence MARGGNQLFDDNRDGFLWISGLGSQWNSFEDVQYLPAGGLFASVNQMGMGDNGSLKSLYNDLCVKYLSFVGVQEEEGVLKKKKKGGLKLKIKIKNPSLRRLISGGIAGAISRTAVAPLETIRTHLMVGSSGHSTTEVFNNIIQTDGWKGLFRGNFVNVIRVAPSKAIELFAYDTVNKKLSPAPGEQPKLPIPASLIAGACAGVSSTLCTYPLELVKTRLTIQRGVYNGIVDAFLKILREEGPGELYRGLAPSLIGVIPYAAANYFAYDTLRKAYRKILKQEKIGNIETLLIGSAAGAISSSATFPLEVARKHMQVGALSGRQVYKNVIHALASILEQEGIQGLYKGLGPSCMKLVPAAGISFMCYEACKKILVEDEEEA is encoded by the exons ATGGCTAGGGGAGGAAACCAGCTGTTTGATGATAATAGAGATGGGTTTCTCTGGATTTCGGGTCTGGGGTCTCAATGGAATAGCTTTGAAGATGTGCAATATCTCCCCGCAGGAGGTCTTTTTGCAAGTGTTAATCAAATGGGTATGGGGGACAACGGCAGCCTAAAGTCTCTATACAATGATTTGTGTGTTAAGTACTTGTCATTTGTTGGGGTTCAAGAGGAGGAAGGGgttctgaagaagaagaagaaaggtggGCTTAAATTGaagattaagataaaaaatccTTCATTAAGAAGGTTAATTAGTGGAGGGATAGCTGGGGCTATTTCAAGGACTGCGGTGGCTCCTTTGGAGACTATTAGGACTCATTTGATGGTGGGGAGTAGTGGACATAGTACTACTGaggtttttaataatataattcagACTGATGGATGGAAAGGGTTGTTTAGAGGCAATTTTGTTAACGTGATTCGTGTTGCGCCTAGCAAGGCCATTGAG CTTTTTGCATATGATACGGTAAACAAGAAGTTGTCCCCTGCACCTGGGGAGCAGCCAAAACTTCCAATTCCTGCGTCATTAATTGCCGGGGCATGTGCTGGGGTGAGCTCTACTTTGTGCACATACCCGCTTGAGTTGGTCAAGACACGATTAACTATACAG AGAGGTGTTTATAATGGTATAGTAGATGCATTCTTAAAAATTCTCCGTGAAGAGGGCCCTGGAGAACTCTACAGAGGTCTTGCCCCCAGCCTTATTGGAGTTATTCCATATGCTGCAGCAAATTACTTTGCATATGACACGTTACGGAAAGCCTATCGAAAAATTCTTAAGCAAGAGAAGATTGGCAACATTGAAACTCTTCTAATCGGATCTGCTGCTGGTGCCATATCAAGTAGTGCAACTTTCCCTCTTGAAGTCGCCCGCAAGCACATGCAGGTAGGAGCTCTCAGCGGAAGACAAGTATACAAGAATGTGATCCATGCCCTGGCTAGCATATTGGAACAAGAAGGCATCCAGGGGTTATATAAAGGGCTGGGACCCAGTTGCATGAAGTTGGTTCCTGCTGCTGGGATATCTTTCATGTGCTATGAAGCATGCAAAAAGATACTTGTAGAGGATGAGGAAGAAGCATGA
- the LOC133689591 gene encoding uncharacterized protein At2g34160-like: MEVITEGVNNLNIAAAAAATTDLANNKKNRIQVSNTKKPLFFYVNLAKRYMQQHNEVELSALGMAIATVVTIAEILKNNGLAVEKKIMTSTVDMREETGGRPVPKAKIEILLGKTEKFDELMAAAAAEEAAEAEEQN; the protein is encoded by the exons ATGGAAGTAATCACAGAGGGTGTTAACAACTTAAacatagcagcagcagcagcagcaacaacagaTTTAGCCAATAACAAGAAGAACAGAATCCAAGTTTCTAACACCAAAAAACCTCTTTTCTTCTACGTTAATCTCGCCAAG AGGTACATGCAACAGCACAATGAAGTGGAGCTCTCTGCTCTTGGGATGG CTATAGCCACTGTTGTTACCATTGCTGAGATCTTGAAGAACAATGGACTTGCCGTTGAGAAAA AGATAATGACTTCCACAGTTGACATGAGGGAAGAAACAGGAGGGCGTCCTGTTCCAAAAGCAAAG ATTGAAATATTGCTAGGGAAGACAGAAAAGTTTGATGAGTTgatggctgctgctgctgcagagGAAGCCGCGGAGGCAGAGGAGCAGAACTGA
- the LOC133689604 gene encoding cellulose synthase A catalytic subunit 1 [UDP-forming] — protein MEANAGMVAGSYRRNELVRIRHDSDSAPKPLKNLNGQTCQICGDNVGVTEDGDIFVACNECAFPVCRPCYEYERKDGTQSCPQCKTRYRRHKGSPRVDGDEDEDDVDDLENEFNYAQGIDKARRQWQGEDIELSSSSRHESQPIPLLTNGQPVSGEIPCATPDNQSVRTTSGPLGPAERNVNSSPYIDPRQPVLVRIVDPSKDLNSYGLGNVDWKERVEGWKLKQDKNIMQMTNRYPEGKGDIEGTGSNGDELQMADDARQPLSRVVPISSSHLTPYRIVIILRLIILGFFLQYRVTHPVKDAYGLWLTSVICEIWFALSWLLDQFPKWMPINRETYLDRLALRYDRDGEPSQLAPIDIFVSTVDPMKEPPIVTANTVLSILAVDYPVDKVSCYVSDDGSAMLTFEALSETAEFARKWVPFCKKHNIEPRAPEFYFAQKIDYLKDKIQPSFVKERRAMKREYEEFKVRINALVAKAQKMPEEGWTMQDGTPWPGNNPRDHPGMIQVFLGHSGGLDTDGNELPRLVYVSREKRPGFQHHKKAGAMNALIRVSAVLTNGAYLLNVDCDHYFNNSKALKEAMCFMMDPAYGKKTCYIQFPQRFDGIDLHDRYANRNIVFFDINLKGLDGIQGPVYVGTGCCFNRQALYGYDPVLTEEDLEPNIIVKSCCGSRKKGRGGNKKYIDKKRAMKRTESTVPIFNMEDIEEGVEGYDDERSLLMSQKSLEKRFGQSPVFIAATFQEQGGIPPTTNPATLLKEAIHVISCGYEDKTEWGKEIGWIYGSVTEDILTGFKMHARGWISIYCMPPRPAFKGSAPINLSDRLNQVLRWALGSIEILLSRHCPIWYGYNGRLKLLERLAYINTIVYPLTSLPLLAYCVLPAVCLVSGKFIIPEISNYASMWFILLFISIFTTGILELRWSGVGIEDWWRNEQFWVIGGTSAHLFAVFQGLLKVLAGIDTNFTVTSKASDEDGDFAELYVFKWTSLLIPPTTVILLNMVGIVAGVSYAINSGYQSWGPLFGKLFFAIWVIAHLYPFLKGLLGRQNRTPTIVIVWSILLASIFSLLWVRIDPFTSDSTKAAANGQCGINC, from the exons atggaaGCAAATGCGGGTATGGTTGCTGGGTCTTACAGGAGGAATGAATTGGTTCGGATTCGACATGATTCGGATAGTGCG CCCAAACCCCTCAAAAACTTGAATGGACAAACTTGCCAGATTTGTGGGGATAATGTTGGAGTTACAGAGGATGGCGACATCTTTGTTGCTTGCAATGAGTGTGCTTTCCCAGTTTGCCGTCCTTGTTATGAGTACGAGCGAAAAGATGGGACTCAGTCTTGCCCTCAGTGTAAGACTAGGTATCGAAGGCACAAAG GGAGtcctcgagtggatggagatgAGGATGAAGATGATGTTGATGATCTAGAGAATGAGTTCAATTATGCCCAAGGCATTGACAAGGCAAGGCGTCAGTGGCAGGGTGAAGATATAGAACTTTCTTCATCCTCTAGACATGAATCTCAACCAATTCCCCTTCTCACAAATGGGCAGCCG GTTTCTGGTGAAATTCCTTGCGCTACACCCGACAATCAATCTGTAAGAACTACATCTGGTCCTTTGGGTCCTGCTGAAAGGAATGTTAATTCATCCCCTTATATTGATCCAAGGCAGCCAG TTCTTGTTAGAATTGTGGATCCGTCAAAGGACTTGAATTCTTATGGCCTTGGCAATGTTGACTGGAAGGAGAGGGTTGAAGGTTGGAAGCTTAAACAGGACAAAAATATCATGCAGATGACCAACAGATACCCTGAAGGAAAGGGGGACATAGAAGGCACTGGTTCGAATGGAGATGAACTTCAAAT GGCTGATGATGCTCGACAACCTTTGAGCCGTGTGGTGCCCATTTCTTCATCTCACCTGACTCCTTATCGTATTGTAATCATTCTGCGTCTTATTATTTTGGGATTCTTCTTACAATATCGTGTAACTCATCCTGTGAAAGATGCATACGGTTTGTGGTTGACATCTGTTATCTGTGAGATTTGGTTTGCCTTGTCATGGCTTCTGGATCAGTTTCCAAAATGGATGCCTATCAATCGCGAGACCTACCTCGACAGGCTAGCATTAAG ATATGATCGTGATGGAGAACCATCACAGTTAGCTCCTATTGACATCTTTGTTAGTACAGTGGATCCCATGAAAGAACCTCCTATTGTAACAGCAAACACTGTGTTGTCcattcttgctgttgattaccCTGTCGACAAAGTATCATGCTATGTTTCAGATGATGGTTCAGCTATGTTGACATTTGAAGCCCTTTCTGAAACTGCGGAGTTTGCAAGGAAATGGGTGCCTTTCTGCAAGAAGCACAATATTGAGCCTAGGGCCCCGGAGTTTTATTTTGCCCAAAAGATTGATTATCTGAAGGACAAGATACAGCCTTCTTTTGTGAAAGAGCGCCGAGCAATGAAG AGAGAATATGAAGAATTCAAGGTGAGGATCAATGCTCTTGTTGCCAAAGCTCAGAAGATGCCAGAAGAAGGCTGGACAATGCAGGATGGAACTCCTTGGCCTGGAAATAATCCCAGGGATCACCCAGGAATGATCCAG GTGTTCTTAGGTCACAGCGGGGGGCTCGATACAGATGGAAATGAGCTACCTCGTCTTGTATATGTTTCTCGTGAAAAGAGACCTGGATTCCAGCATCACAAGAAAGCTGGAGCAATGAATGCACTG ATTCGAGTTTCAGCTGTACTGACCAATGGTGCCTATCTTCTGAACGTCGATTGTGATCACTACTTCAATAACAGCAAAGCTCTTAAAGAAGCCATGTGTTTCATGATGGACCCTGCCTATGGAAAGAAGACATGCTATATACAGTTCCCACAACGTTTTGATGGCATTGACTTGCATGATCGGTATGCCAATCGCAATATTGTGTTCTTTGAT ATCAACTTGAAGGGTCTGGACGGCATCCAGGGTCCTGTGTATGTTGGAACTGGTTGCTGTTTCAACCGGCAAGCCCTGTATGGTTATGATCCGGTTTTGACAGAGGAAGATTTGGAACCAAACATTATTGTAAAGAGTTGTTGTGGCTCAAGAAAGAAGGGAAGGGGGGGTAATAAGAAGTATATTGACAAAAAGAGGGCAATGAAAAGAACTGAATCCACCGTCCCCATTTTCAATATGGAGGACATTGAGGAGGGTGTTGAAG GATATGATGATGAGAGGTCACTGCTTATGTCGCAGAAGAGTTTAGAAAAGCGTTTTGGTCAGTCACCAGTTTTTATTGCAGCTACCTTCCAGGAACAGGGAGGCATTCCACCGACAACCAATCCTGCGACTCTTTTGAAAGAAGCTATCCATGTTATTAGCTGTGGATATGAAGACAAGACTGAATGGGGCAAAGAG ATTGGATGGATCTATGGTTCTGTTACAGAAGATATTTTGACTGGGTTCAAGATGCATGCTCGTGGTTGGATATCAATCTATTGCATGCCTCCTCGCCCAGCATTCAAGGGGTCTGCTCCTATCAATCTTTCTGATCGTTTGAACCAGGTTCTTCGATGGGCCTTGGGATCTATTGAGATTTTACTGAGCAGGCATTGCCCCATATGGTATGGATACAATGGAAGATTAAAGCTTTTGGAGAGGCTAGCATATATTAATACCATCGTGTACCCACTAACTTCTCTTCCACTCCTTGCTTACTGTGTACTTCCCGCTGTTTGCCTTGTCAGTGGAAAATTTATTATTCCTGAG ATAAGTAACTATGCCAGCATGTGGTTCATTCTGCTTTTCATCTCCATTTTTACTACTGGAATACTTGAGCTTAGATGGAGTGGAGTTGGTATTGAAGACTGGTGGAGGAATGAACAATTCTGGGTCATCGGTGGTACATCAGCTCATCTCTTTGCCGTCTTTCAAGGACTTTTGAAGGTGCTTGCAGGTATTGATACCAACTTCACTGTCACTTCAAAGGCATCTGATGAAGATGGGGATTTTGCAGAGCTTTATGTGTTCAAATGGACATCTCTTCTCATCCCTCCAACCACAGTCATTTTACTAAACATGGTGGGTATTGTGGCTGGTGTGTCCTATGCCATAAACAGTGGATACCAGTCATGGGGTCCTCTCTTTGGCAAGCTCTTCTTTGCTATTTGGGTCATTGCCCATTTGTATCCTTTCCTCAAGGGTTTGTTGGGTCGGCAAAATCGTACGCCAACAATTGTCATCGTCTGGTCTATTCTCCTTGCCTCCATTTTCTCCTTGCTATGGGTGCGCATCGACCCCTTCACCTCAGACTCCACAAAAGCTGCCGCAAATGGCCAATGTGGAATCAACTGCTAG
- the LOC133688698 gene encoding transcription factor HY5-like, which translates to MQEQAASSIPAYSFPSSSERSSSSAPQLEVKEGMESDEEIRRVPEMSGEPAGTSASGRETGSIAGQGRVQPAGEGQSQRKRGRSPADKENKRLKRLLRNRVSAQQARERKKAYLTELETRVKDLEKKNSELEEKLSTLQNENQMLRHILKNTTASRRGGSNSANADGSS; encoded by the exons atgcaaGAACAAGCAGCCAGTTCAATTCCTGCTTATTCTTTTCCGTCTAGCAGTGAGAGATCTTCAAGTTCTGCTCCTCAACTTGAAGTCAAAGAAG gtaTGGAGAGTGATGAGGAAATAAGAAGAGTGCCAGAGATGAGCGGTGAACCGGCCGGGACATCAGCCTCTGGCAGAGAGACCGGTTCAATTGCCGGTCAGGGCAGAGTGCAGCCTGCAGGAGAGGGACAAAGTCAGAGAAAGAGAGGAAGGAGTCCAGCTGACAAAGAAAACAAGAGGCTAAAGAG GTTGTTGAGGAATAGAGTATCAGCCCAGCAAGCAAGGGAGAGGAAGAAGGCTTACTTGACTGAGTTGGAAACACGAGTTAAAGACTTGGAAAAGAAGAATTCTGAGCTTGAAGAGAAGCTTTCTACCTTgcagaatgagaatcaaatgcTTAGACAT ATACTGAAGAACACAACAGCAAGCAGGAGAGGAGGCAGCAATAGTGCTAATGCAGATGGCTCTTCATGA
- the LOC133688300 gene encoding protein OVEREXPRESSOR OF CATIONIC PEROXIDASE 3 — protein sequence MAFALSSSSASTAFQSLTSLHSSDGLHLRPSNLLLPPHSLATSTLAFSRRRNHNSTVTSSSKKKKKSVSKKEVREEDEIDEDAFEALFGMLEEDLKSDDLSTGDGDDEDGDLSEKDLEKLQRELEEALGVGGDDDVEVEMASSVGDVEDNDGYEEEEEEGDRPVMLKNWQLRRLARVLKIGRRKTGIKSLAAELCLDRAIVLNLLRDPPPNLVMMSAALPDEPAPTLVMPETKPSEIVPEETREENVVKSESEMKLPVHVRQDSWFARKRLKKVHVETLERVYRRTKRPTNTMISSIVHVTNLPRKRVVKWFEDKRAEDGVPEHRNPFQRSVPETVSSS from the exons atggCGTTCGCTCTGTCATCTTCAAGCGCCTCAACAGCATTTCAAAGCTTAACATCTTTACACTCGAGTGATGGACTCCATCTGAGGCCATCCAATCTCCTTCTTCCACCTCACTCTCTTGCTACATCCACCCTCGCCTTCTCTCGCCGTCGAAACCACAACTCCACAGTCACTTCCtcttcaaagaaaaagaag aaaagtGTATCTAAGAAGGAAGTGagggaagaagatgagatagatgaagatgcATTTGAGGCATTGTTTGGTATGTTAGAAGAAGACCTTAAAAGTGATGATTTGTCAACGGGTGATGGCGATGATGAAGATGGTGATTTAAGTGAAAAAGACCTTGAAAAGCTCCAACGCGAGTTAGAGGAGGCACTAGGAGTTGGTGGAGATGATGATGTTGAGGTAGAAATGGCTAGTTCAGTTGGGGATGTTGAGGATAATGACGgttatgaagaagaagaggaggagggggATAGACCTGTGATGCTTAAGAATTGGCAACTTCGGAGACTCGCACGAGTTTTAAAAATTGGGCGCCGCAAAACAGGT aTTAAAAGTCTTGCTGCAGAGCTTTGTCTTGATAGGGCTATTGTTCTTAACTTGCTTCGTGACCCTCCTCCAAATCTTGTCATGATGAGTGCTGCATTACCTGATGAACCTGCACCTACACTGGTGATGCCGGAAACTAAACCAAGTGAAATTGTTCCTGAAGAAACAAGAGAGGAGAATGTTGTAAAATCCGAGAGTGAGATGAAATTGCCAGTTCATGTTAGGCAGGATAGTTGGTTTGCTCGAAAGAGACTGAAGAAAGTCCATGTTGAAACTCTTGAAAGAGTCTATAGAAGAACTAAGAGGCCCACT AACACAATGATTAGCAGCATTGTACATGTGACAAACCTGCCCCGGAAAAGAGTGGTGAAATGGTTTGAAGATAAACGTGCTGAAGATGGTGTTCCTGAACATCGGAACCCATTTCAAAGGTCTGTTCCTGAAACTGTATCTTCAAGTTGA
- the LOC133688192 gene encoding uncharacterized protein LOC133688192, with amino-acid sequence MATSTAAAAGTSTATRRRRSWVSNLTSYAARIYFFIIFLQVPLFRIPCRSGMCSTPIHVTSSQLIASEIFPVPVVKALLYPGAVVNGLVRNMTVPSWDKLLNIYNLTSAKEAPAVTDLQRLEVLAGSYFSVAGALVGILKPGRMSMFGTLLIIWGLVKEGILGKPANTDPAKAVYVYPTMLIALVCAFSAVKYDMKKVVRSAPPRPIAKPLQRSSKSKLK; translated from the exons ATGGCAACATCAACTGCAGCGGCAGCAGGAACATCAACAGCAACAAGAAGGAGGAGGAGTTGGGTAAGCAATCTAACATCATACGCAGCTCGCATctatttcttcatcatctttctccAGGTCCCCCTTTTCAG gATACCATGTAGATCAGGCATGTGCTCAACGCCAATCCATGTGACATCCTCCCAGTTGATTGCTAGTGAGATCTTTCCTGTTCCTGTAGTGAAAGCTCTTCTCTACCCTGGAGCCGTTGTGAATGGTCTTGTAAGGAACATGACTGTTCCGAGCTGGGATAAGCTGTTGAATATCTATAACTTGACCAGTGCGAAGGAAGCACCTGCAGTAACTGATCTTCAGCGCTTAGAG GTTCTTGCTGGAAGCTACTTTTCTGTGGCTGGAGCTCTTGTTGGCATTCTAAAACCTGGGAGGATGAGCATGTTTGGAACACTTCTTATTATCTGGGGGCTTGTCAAGGAAGGGATCCTGGGAAAGCCAGCGAATACAGATCCTGCTAAGGCTGTATATGTATACCCAACAATGTTGATTGCCTTGGTCTGTGCCTTCTCGGCTGTGAAGTATGATATGAAGAAGGTTGTGAGAAGTGCCCCGCCTCGGCCCATTGCAAAGCCTCTGCAGAGATCTTCAAAATCTAAGCTGAAATGA
- the LOC133689270 gene encoding uncharacterized protein LOC133689270, with product MMVYRHVQKFLTGAKCFEYKRNRVIHLNLRLFHSSGETQEEVLPIEWYEKAFPKITELTHQLKHVDMIDGRLVNVNDGSVIVDEYIQNKMHTLKSLVRFFVGSPSVQQKVSENVKGLLVDGKCRNPGVSFSKSSEREPMVVDSLTKVSNFLNVSAQQRKVVRFTICQQVTQHRIWRAALEEILNELKSEMDLLNYNCLGQGNNMGYQIVSSCLKFLSDMDTSSEHDSTSWMRLAPAKRVGYPPSCGDWEDVLEMFHDLIQCLKSEKWSVHHVGKLEAMKEGLSQIKDVSIDKSLGYKDVQHQENLVQKKLSNTLGHSSRCLFTLLLYYLYGHVRDIEVDVRGGIYGGGGESAFLLSMGRILTSDEEEMVWSGMKQLDRALRVFKFVWEIAGMKGVLELQGHLWCVGAMDRTLTYRGNRFFVHGISL from the coding sequence ATGATGGTGTATAGACATGTACAGAAGTTTCTCACCGGTGCAAAGTGCTTTGAATACAAGAGAAATAGAGTTATCCATTTGAATTTGAGGTTGTTTCACTCATCCGGAGAAACCCAAGAAGAGGTTTTGCCTATTGAATGGTATGAGAAAGCGTTTCCAAAGATAACAGAATTGACCCACCAGTTAAAACATGTGGATATGATTGATGGAAGGTTAGTGAATGTCAATGATGGGTCTGTCATTGTTGATGAGTACATTCAGAATAAGATGCACACTTTGAAGTCACTTGTAAGGTTTTTTGTTGGGTCTCCATCGGTTCAGCAAAAAGTTTCGGAAAATGTGAAGGGGTTGTTAGTTGATGGAAAATGTAGGAACCCAGGTGTCAGTTTTAGTAAATCAAGTGAAAGAGAGCCAATGGTTGTGGATTCACTTACTAAAGTTAGTAACTTTCTTAATGTATCTGCACAACAGAGGAAGGTAGTGCGTTTCACTATATGCCAACAGGTTACACAGCATCGGATTTGGCGAGCTGCGCTGGAGGAGATACTAAATGAGCTGAAATCAGAGATggatttattgaattataattgtttagGCCAAGGGAACAACATGGGGTATCAGATTGTTTCAAGCTGTTTAAAGTTCTTAAGTGATATGGATACTTCGTCTGAGCATGACTCCACATCGTGGATGAGGCTTGCACCTGCTAAACGTGTTGGTTATCCTCCTAGTTGTGGTGACTGGGAGGATGTTCTTGAGATGTTTCATGATCTTATTCAGTGTTTGAAAAGTGAAAAGTGGTCAGTTCATCATGTGGGGAAGCTTGAAGCCATGAAAGAAGGTTTGTCTCAAATCAAGGATGTGTCAATTGATAAAAGTCTTGGATACAAGGACGTTCAACATCAAGAAAACCTGGTTCAGAAGAAGCTCTCCAATACGTTGGGTCACTCTTCCCGCTGTTTGTTCACACTTCTATTGTATTACCTTTATGGACATGTTAGAGACATCGAAGTTGACGTACGTGGTGGCAtttatggtggtggtggtgagagTGCATTCCTCTTGAGCATGGGAAGGATTTTGACTTCAGATGAGGAGGAGATGGTTTGGAGTGGGATGAAGCAGCTAGACAGGGCTCTTAGAGTATTCAAGTTCGTATGGGAAATAGCAGGGATGAAAGGAGTTCTGGAGCTGCAAGGTCATCTATGGTGTGTTGGGGCCATGGATAGGACACTCACATATAGAGGAAACCGATTTTTTGTACATGGGATTAGTCTTTGA
- the LOC133689134 gene encoding uncharacterized protein LOC133689134, with product MSRPGDWNCRSCQHLNFQRRDSCQRCGDPRPGERDHYGSFGGRSSGGSFGFTGPDVRPGDWYCTAGNCGAHNFASRSSCFKCGVSKDESSGGGLDAEMSRMRGYGFGGGGGGGGGSGSSRNWKSGDWICTRSGCNEHNFASRTECYRCNAPRESSSNKSSY from the exons ATGAGCAGACCAGGAGATTGGAATTGCAGGTCATGCCAGCACTTGAACTTTCAAAGGAGGGACTCATGCCAGCGTTGCGGTGATCCAAGGCCCGGAGAGAGAGATCACTATGGAAGTTTCGGTGGAAGATCATCAGGGGGCTCATTCGGATTTACGGGCCCTGATGTTAGGCCTGGTGATTGGTATTGCACGGCTGGCAATTGTGGAGCTCACAACTTTGCTAGTCGTTCAAGCTGCTTCAAGTGTGGTGTGTCCAAGGATGAATCCTCTGGTGGTGGACTTGATGCTGAGATGTCACGGATGAGAGGTTATGGCTTCGGCGGAGGCGGGGGCGGAGGCGGAGGCAGTGGCTCTAGCCGTAATTGGAAATCCGGAGACTGGATTTGCACCAG GTCCGGTTGCAACGAGCACAACTTTGCTAGCAGGACTGAATGCTATAGATGCAATGCACCAAGAGAATCTAGCAGCAACAAGTCTTCGTATTAA